The Aspergillus flavus chromosome 2, complete sequence region TGCTTTTAAACAGTGGCAACTCAGAATCAAAGAATGAAGaggcagaaagaaaaattaaattagattaaaacAATGAATAGGTGGGGATTTAAAGACGAGAGGATAATGTGCTGTGACACTGCTGCCAGCCTGCCAGAGCTGTTCCCACAGGGGTGAGGGGACGAGGTGGATTTCAGGGGAAGGACCCAATCAAACGCCTTTGCACCACGGCAGTATTCTTTGGTACATACTAGTCTAACCTTTTGTAGACTGCTATAGAGCTAATTTTATGAAATGCCAAACTAGGAGATCCATGTAATGAACATGTACTCTTGAGTAATAAGGATCAGCCGTAAACTGAGATGGGAACCTTTCTCTCCCCTTTTTATCGTTTCTTTGCCTAGTGTCATTTACCAATGCGAAAGAGAAACCTCTACTTTTATTAAGCACTTATTATTACCATTGTTTATCACTATCATCAGTAGTTCATGAATCTCCCACCCGTTAAATAAGTTTCATTAGGTAAAAGAGAGACGGTACATAGTGAGTGAGAGAGGCGGGAGAAGATCGAACAATGTCGGATAGGTAGCCGTGATGAGAAACACAAATGCATACCTATAGTAATACTGCCAAAAAATCGCTTATTCTTAGAAACTTTCCGTGATTAAAGGcaaagaatatatacatgAACGAAGGACGAAAAGGCGAAGCGATAATTTTGACTACATTATCACTGTTTATGCAGTTGTTACTTTCTATATGTAAAAGATCCCCACTCAAGCTCAAGATTGTCTCCCTGGGAATCATGAAGCACAATATCTAGTGGCAACATGAATCGTTAGGACTCAGAGGTAGTCAATTAGCCCTCTTTCTACCTCTGCTCCTGGACACCCTATCCCCAAGAAGAGTTAGTCAACTGCCGTCGACCCGCACCATGATTCGTATTAGAACTGGGTGAAGTGCCGACCGGGATCACCGATCATGGACGTCCGAGAACTTCATGGACGGTGCATGAAGTACAGGCATTGGAATTCATCTACTAACAAAAGATTTGATAGCCTCTTCAAAAATGTCTTTTAAGGCAAGATAAGGCAAGGGAAGTTCGTATCGGAATAGGCAACCACCTGTCGCTGGGAAACACTGAAAAGCAAGGGAAGCCTTAGACCCAGTCGTTAATGACGATCGGCATTGCCTCTGATCCGAAAGGCTTTCCTGCGGATGAGAAATCGTAAAATCGTCCACCCAGCAACACTTCCCAAGACAGGCACTATTGGTGCAGTCCTTCCCACATACTTTTCTTACAAAGTAACATCACGTTCCCCTATGCTGCTGGTCAGGGCAAGAAAACCGGATCCCAGAAGTTTGTAGGTAAAGACAAATCTAAGAAGTCACCAAAAAGCACGTCAATATCGGCGAACCCATCGGTCTCATAAACTTGCATGTTATTCTCTGGAGGGACCAACGATCCGTGAGGTGAGGGAATTTGTTGGGTAGCAGACACGTCAGCAAGTGGATGGTCATCGCGCTGATAAGATGAGAGCGGTAAGACCGGCGCAGCACTTTGTGCGTTTGTAGGGTTAATGAGCGTGCTGCCAGGCGTCGGCGACTGCCTGTGAGCTTGTCTAGGGTTGTGGATACCAAGGTTTAACCCATCAATCTGGTGTAGGGCTTTTCGCCCTAGCCGTGCCATTGCTTCTGCAGAACACCAGGAGATCCCTAAGGCTTCTAGAAGTGTACAGCAAGCTTCCAAGCTAGCTTTGGCCCGATCGAAATGGGTAATAAGCTTGCTCGAGCGAAACTGCTGATACGACACACCCATAGATAGTGTGAGCGCATATGGAACAATGGGAATTGGAGGGAGATCCTGGGAGCATTCGGTGGCTACGATGGATTGTATTCGAATAGCAGAAAGACCCTGCCGTATATATGAAGGTTTGGAGCCATCAGTGCGACCGGTCAACTTGTATCTGCATGAAAGGATGGCAACGGCATGGTAAAAAAGCTCGAGGAAGCCTAGTTTCTCATTTGACTTAGTGAGCAAGAAAAGACACAGTAATGGGCTGGCCGAGAGAGCTAAGTTTGATGAAAATTAGTACCCACCAAGAGTAACAAAGTCCAGATCCTCGCGAACATTATCGCCCATAATTTCTTCGAAAGTTGGAAACCCGGCCTCCCACCCTACTGTATGATCTGAAGTTGGCCTATAGAATGAAATCACATGGGCGAGTAAATCGGAAATTGCAAACCAAGCATCAAATGCAGTCCTCGCATGGGAGGGTTTTAACCCGGGCTTCTCAATACCAATGTCCCGGTCTGCGAAGAGAACAGGACGACCGCCTATGCAAGCATGCATCTTGTCTAACGTCCACAAGCACCAAAAAAGGCCTGTTAAGGAGTCCCCTGGTACTTGGCCAGGACGGTCAAGATGCAAGCCGACCGTCTGAGCCTGGTGAATCGCCTGACAAAGGTGCATGGAGGCGGCTTCTGCCCCTTCATAGCCCTCACAATGCAAGGACATCAGCGCCAAAGTGCGGATACGAGTAACTCGGTCAGTTTCAAGCCCTTCATTGAGAGCGACTACAAGGCCTCTGTACAATTCAGAGCAGAACTGGCGTGGCGTCATGACAGGCCCACTTGTGGCCAGCCGAAGCCAAGGATAGGCCGTTCGGTCTTTCGCAGCAACAAGGCATATAGCCCTCTCTAGAAACGCTGATGTCATCCCCTCAGAATAGGCAAGAAGGAACGAATCCTTATTGACAAGTGGTAAAATATGATTAACCCTGGAGAAATAAATAGGAATCAAGCGATCTCGTGTCGAAAGAGGGAGGCGCTCACAAGCTTTCAAGGCATTTGCGTACCGCTGGTGTAATAATTTTGC contains the following coding sequences:
- a CDS encoding fungal-specific transcription factor, whose amino-acid sequence is MELTWLADTPQSRRRTRALRACAHCQRRKKRCRHLGTCSTQDQHQPTCLIEQNEPDVTKHSSINPPTTGLQLNPRNFHPISPDFHRTERFVGDLNPEAVIRERLDVSCESQLRDRIGLWISSPATYSNAESRETVADADTTAPGNPSEPLGPQSVAKLLHQRYANALKACERLPLSTRDRLIPIYFSRVNHILPLVNKDSFLLAYSEGMTSAFLERAICLVAAKDRTAYPWLRLATSGPVMTPRQFCSELYRGLVVALNEGLETDRVTRIRTLALMSLHCEGYEGAEAASMHLCQAIHQAQTVGLHLDRPGQVPGDSLTGLFWCLWTLDKMHACIGGRPVLFADRDIGIEKPGLKPSHARTAFDAWFAISDLLAHVISFYRPTSDHTVGWEAGFPTFEEIMGDNVREDLDFVTLGFLELFYHAVAILSCRYKLTGRTDGSKPSYIRQGLSAIRIQSIVATECSQDLPPIPIVPYALTLSMGVSYQQFRSSKLITHFDRAKASLEACCTLLEALGISWCSAEAMARLGRKALHQIDGLNLGIHNPRQAHRQSPTPGSTLINPTNAQSAAPVLPLSSYQRDDHPLADVSATQQIPSPHGSLVPPENNMQVYETDGFADIDVLFGDFLDLSLPTNFWDPVFLP